A single Peptococcaceae bacterium DNA region contains:
- a CDS encoding ABC transporter ATP-binding protein yields MSLLELHNLSAGYQGTIVLKDISFAVESPEFVGIIGANGCGKTTLLKSISGYLKPRRGFVAIENKDIRQMSIRERAMTLGYVPQDIPYDFAFKCRDLVMMGRMPYLKRFQKESVIDRETVRESMEMTHTWHLRDRAATELSGGERQRVYIARALAQKPRVLLLDEPVSHLDLRFQVEILNLLTELSARGILVLVVLHDINLASQFCDEIIIMHEGAVLSRGKPAEVINNQNIESAFSINVQILDNPLVNTPYIVPSAAKKNIKLKVV; encoded by the coding sequence ATGTCTTTGCTTGAACTGCACAATCTGTCCGCAGGTTACCAGGGCACAATTGTCTTAAAGGATATAAGTTTTGCCGTCGAATCGCCGGAATTCGTCGGGATCATCGGGGCAAACGGCTGCGGCAAAACAACCCTGTTGAAAAGCATTTCCGGGTATTTAAAACCGCGGCGTGGTTTTGTCGCTATAGAAAATAAAGACATCCGGCAGATGTCCATCCGTGAAAGGGCCATGACCCTGGGTTACGTTCCCCAGGACATACCCTACGACTTTGCTTTCAAATGCCGCGACCTGGTGATGATGGGAAGGATGCCGTACCTTAAAAGATTCCAAAAGGAAAGTGTTATTGACAGAGAAACAGTAAGAGAATCGATGGAAATGACCCATACCTGGCATCTCCGGGACAGAGCGGCAACCGAATTGAGCGGCGGCGAGCGCCAGAGGGTTTACATCGCCAGGGCTCTCGCCCAGAAACCCAGGGTCCTCCTCCTGGATGAACCTGTATCCCACCTTGATCTCAGGTTTCAGGTGGAAATCCTGAATCTGTTAACAGAACTTTCCGCCCGGGGTATCCTCGTCCTGGTCGTGCTGCACGACATTAACCTCGCTTCCCAGTTCTGCGACGAGATCATCATCATGCACGAAGGCGCTGTCCTTTCCCGCGGGAAACCTGCGGAAGTCATAAACAACCAAAACATCGAATCGGCTTTTTCCATAAACGTACAAATCCTGGATAATCCCCTTGTTAATACGCCCTATATAGTACCGTCCGCAGCAAAGAAGAATATAAAATTAAAGGTTGTGTAG
- a CDS encoding ABC transporter substrate-binding protein translates to MVKTRRFLATSIIMVLLASSSACMVPAKQKGQEQTPSVPAGSGETAVFPVKITDFMGREVEINNIPQRIVSLSPSTTEILFALGLGSRVVGVTNYDDYPPEVKELPKVGNFKGANIEAVIRQKADLVFASNLSGLEEMQTLERMGLKVVMLQAKNISQIKESVRTIALITGTREEGQKMVSTMEKKIDEISQKVKDLPKVKVFYLVDSNGNWTAGRDTFIHELVTLAGGENIAGELTGWMKYSLEKVVEKNPAVIITAPHAGEVKDIAKMPGFKETSAAKTGKIYVISSDNIVTRPSYRIVLGLEEMARFIHPEAFEAK, encoded by the coding sequence ATGGTCAAAACCAGAAGGTTCCTGGCAACATCTATTATCATGGTTTTGCTGGCCTCGTCAAGCGCTTGTATGGTGCCAGCAAAGCAGAAAGGGCAGGAGCAAACCCCTTCGGTTCCCGCCGGCTCCGGCGAAACAGCAGTTTTTCCGGTTAAAATAACCGACTTTATGGGCAGGGAAGTGGAAATCAATAACATCCCGCAGCGCATCGTCTCTCTTTCTCCAAGCACAACGGAAATCCTTTTCGCCCTTGGCCTCGGCAGCCGGGTAGTGGGTGTTACCAACTATGACGACTACCCGCCGGAAGTAAAAGAACTCCCCAAGGTCGGTAACTTCAAGGGGGCAAATATAGAGGCAGTGATCCGGCAAAAAGCGGACCTTGTTTTTGCCTCCAACCTCTCCGGCCTGGAAGAAATGCAAACTCTGGAAAGAATGGGCCTGAAGGTGGTAATGCTCCAGGCCAAAAACATCAGCCAGATCAAAGAATCTGTAAGAACGATAGCGCTTATCACGGGGACCCGCGAAGAGGGACAAAAGATGGTCTCGACAATGGAAAAAAAGATCGATGAAATCAGCCAAAAAGTTAAAGATTTGCCGAAAGTAAAGGTCTTTTACCTGGTGGACTCCAACGGCAACTGGACCGCAGGCCGGGACACATTCATCCATGAACTCGTCACGCTGGCCGGCGGTGAAAATATTGCCGGGGAATTGACCGGCTGGATGAAGTACAGCCTGGAAAAAGTAGTGGAAAAAAACCCCGCGGTTATTATCACCGCCCCGCACGCCGGGGAAGTAAAGGACATCGCCAAGATGCCCGGTTTTAAAGAGACCAGCGCCGCTAAAACCGGCAAGATCTACGTGATCAGCAGCGACAACATCGTTACCCGGCCCTCTTACCGCATTGTCCTGGGCCTGGAGGAAATGGCCAGATTCATACACCCGGAGGCTTTTGAAGCAAAGTGA
- a CDS encoding 4Fe-4S binding protein: MAPEKIVLRFGAEKADKPLIYRLVKDYDLIINIIKASINPHKEGTMVVELTGERSREGIEFLRSQGITVHPLTQEIARNDERCTRCGACTVHCPTSALYMERPSMDVKFNSDECIVCLSCVKVCPVKAMEVRI, from the coding sequence GTGGCGCCGGAAAAAATCGTACTCCGCTTCGGAGCGGAGAAAGCAGATAAGCCCCTTATCTACCGACTGGTCAAAGACTATGACCTGATCATAAACATAATCAAGGCATCCATTAACCCGCACAAGGAAGGCACCATGGTCGTCGAACTGACGGGCGAGCGCAGCCGGGAAGGAATAGAATTCCTGCGCTCCCAGGGAATCACGGTGCATCCGCTGACCCAGGAGATTGCCAGGAATGACGAGAGGTGCACACGCTGCGGGGCCTGTACCGTTCATTGCCCGACCAGCGCCCTTTATATGGAGAGACCTTCCATGGATGTCAAATTCAACAGCGACGAGTGCATTGTATGCCTTTCGTGCGTGAAGGTTTGTCCGGTCAAAGCGATGGAGGTCCGGATTTAA
- a CDS encoding radical SAM protein: MNYDYPLFRPPSEAYSLILQLTIGCSHNACTFCTMYKGKKYRPKKWPEIKELIAEAARDYAQARRIFLADGNALSLPSEILTAALQMINERFPRLERISIYGSPQDILGKTVGELRELRRHGLELVYMGIESGSERVLKMVKKGITPGETIMAGKKARECGFALSATIISGLGGAEYWEEHAVETAGVVSAINPEYLGALTLFLREGAPLLRSIEKGQFTMLAPWQILRETRLMIENLELNDCLFRSNHASNYFDLGCILNREKEAVLERIDRYLASPFIKSLPVEINRGL, encoded by the coding sequence TTGAATTACGATTACCCTCTTTTCCGTCCCCCCAGCGAGGCATACAGCCTGATTCTGCAGTTGACCATTGGCTGCTCGCACAACGCCTGCACTTTTTGCACCATGTATAAAGGCAAAAAGTACAGGCCCAAAAAGTGGCCGGAAATCAAAGAACTGATCGCGGAAGCGGCCAGGGATTACGCTCAGGCGCGCAGGATTTTCTTGGCTGACGGCAATGCCCTTTCCCTGCCTTCGGAAATTTTAACGGCGGCGCTGCAAATGATAAACGAGCGCTTTCCTCGCCTGGAAAGAATAAGCATTTACGGCAGCCCCCAGGACATACTCGGCAAGACGGTCGGGGAATTGAGAGAGCTTCGCCGGCACGGCCTGGAACTTGTATACATGGGTATAGAAAGCGGCAGCGAACGTGTCCTGAAAATGGTTAAAAAGGGGATCACGCCCGGAGAAACTATCATGGCCGGGAAAAAAGCCAGGGAATGCGGTTTTGCCCTTTCGGCGACCATCATTTCCGGGCTGGGCGGCGCCGAATACTGGGAAGAACACGCCGTTGAAACAGCCGGGGTGGTTTCAGCAATTAATCCCGAGTACCTGGGCGCCCTGACGCTTTTTTTGAGAGAGGGGGCACCCCTGTTGAGGTCCATAGAAAAAGGCCAATTTACCATGCTGGCGCCCTGGCAAATCCTGCGCGAAACGCGCTTGATGATCGAGAACCTGGAGCTAAACGACTGTTTGTTCCGGTCCAACCACGCCTCCAACTACTTTGACCTTGGGTGTATACTGAACAGGGAAAAAGAGGCGGTTCTTGAGAGAATTGACCGTTACCTGGCCAGCCCTTTTATTAAATCTCTGCCTGTGGAAATAAACAGGGGTCTGTAA
- a CDS encoding homocysteine biosynthesis protein, giving the protein MSVERTYKEINARIKAGKAVVLTVEEVIDRVREKGLARTAREVDVVTTGTFSPMCSSGVFLNFGHTRPRIRISKAWLNGVPAYAGIAAVDAFLGATELPEGDPANSDYPGEFRYGGGHVIEDLVARRPVRLKAISYGTDCYPRREVETNITLDEINEAILFNPRNCYQNYNCAVNLSDRTIYTYMGILKPRLENAHYSTAGQLSPLLKDPGFKTIGIGTRIFLGGGTGYVVWNGTQHFPGALKDENGRELCGAGGTLAVLGDLKQMEARWLVGTSFRGYGATLTVGVGVPIPILNEEVLEYAAKPDEELYAPVVDYSDCYPNARPGNLGIVSYAQLKSGQIRVMGKDVPAAPLSSYSRAREIASILKTWIEKGDFLLGEPSQLLPGPEARLCGKFLNVK; this is encoded by the coding sequence ATGAGTGTGGAGCGTACTTACAAAGAAATCAATGCCCGTATTAAAGCCGGAAAAGCCGTCGTCCTGACGGTGGAAGAAGTTATCGACAGGGTCAGGGAAAAAGGCCTTGCCCGGACGGCCCGCGAAGTCGACGTGGTTACCACCGGAACTTTCAGTCCCATGTGTTCTTCCGGCGTTTTTCTCAATTTCGGCCATACCAGGCCCCGCATCAGGATCAGCAAAGCCTGGCTGAACGGGGTGCCGGCTTATGCCGGGATTGCGGCGGTAGACGCTTTTCTCGGTGCGACCGAGCTGCCGGAAGGCGATCCGGCCAACAGCGATTATCCAGGTGAATTCCGCTACGGCGGGGGACACGTCATTGAAGACCTGGTGGCTCGCAGGCCCGTCCGTCTCAAAGCCATCAGTTATGGAACAGATTGCTACCCGCGCCGTGAAGTGGAAACGAACATAACCCTTGATGAAATCAACGAAGCCATTCTCTTCAACCCCCGCAACTGCTACCAGAATTACAACTGCGCGGTTAATTTGAGCGACAGGACGATATATACTTATATGGGAATATTGAAGCCCAGGCTGGAAAACGCCCACTATTCTACTGCTGGGCAGCTTAGCCCACTCCTGAAGGATCCAGGCTTTAAGACCATCGGCATCGGTACGCGTATTTTCCTGGGTGGAGGAACTGGCTACGTTGTCTGGAACGGAACCCAGCATTTTCCCGGTGCGCTCAAGGACGAAAACGGCAGGGAACTGTGCGGGGCTGGCGGCACCCTGGCGGTGCTGGGAGACCTCAAGCAAATGGAAGCCCGCTGGCTGGTGGGCACCAGCTTCAGGGGCTACGGGGCCACTCTAACCGTTGGCGTGGGGGTCCCTATCCCCATTCTAAACGAAGAGGTCCTGGAATACGCGGCAAAACCGGATGAAGAACTGTATGCGCCGGTGGTGGACTACAGCGACTGTTATCCCAATGCCAGGCCGGGAAACCTGGGGATTGTCAGTTACGCCCAGCTAAAATCCGGCCAGATCCGGGTGATGGGCAAAGACGTGCCGGCTGCCCCTTTGAGCAGTTATTCGCGAGCCAGGGAAATCGCCTCGATCCTGAAAACCTGGATTGAGAAGGGCGATTTTCTGCTGGGTGAACCGAGCCAGCTTCTTCCGGGTCCTGAAGCGCGGCTCTGCGGAAAGTTCCTCAATGTTAAGTAA
- the ytvI gene encoding sporulation integral membrane protein YtvI, with product MSLRTTIYIILLLLALYFLFTVGFPLVLAFLLAFLLEPIIAFLSARLKIRRIYASIAVCSFFTLLVLTLGYLLVAIVLGEATGLSRAMIGFTRELSHGIDVIVARYQSHFQSLSPEYQYNLQQATKSLLDSLQSVLKDFVAISFNLAKTIPRLLIETLIVFIAMFLISLRLPSMKTFLLNFFEREDHARVEKVLTQLHHAIFGFIRAQIIISTIEFLFVFTGFLILGIKYPSASALFVTLVDILPVLGTGAVMIPMAVYQYVTGNVFLGVGLLIHYSLIVIFRRIIDPKIMADSIGISALAALVSMYLGVKVAGFVGLFLGPAVVILFQAMMRVGLIKIKIKF from the coding sequence TTGTCTTTGAGAACGACAATCTATATTATTCTTTTGCTCCTGGCGCTGTATTTTCTTTTTACTGTGGGATTTCCCCTGGTCCTCGCTTTTTTACTGGCTTTTTTGCTGGAACCGATCATCGCCTTCCTCAGTGCCAGGCTGAAAATCAGGCGAATTTACGCCTCAATCGCCGTATGCTCCTTCTTCACCCTGCTGGTCCTGACGCTTGGCTATCTGCTGGTGGCCATAGTGCTGGGGGAAGCAACCGGCCTTTCCAGGGCGATGATTGGCTTCACCAGGGAATTGAGCCACGGCATCGATGTTATAGTCGCCCGCTATCAATCTCATTTTCAGTCTCTATCTCCCGAATACCAGTACAACCTGCAGCAGGCAACTAAAAGCCTGCTTGATTCACTCCAGTCGGTATTAAAGGATTTTGTGGCAATTTCCTTTAACCTGGCCAAAACAATCCCCCGGCTGCTTATCGAAACGTTGATAGTTTTTATAGCCATGTTCCTCATCAGCCTCCGGCTGCCCAGCATGAAAACATTCTTGCTCAACTTTTTCGAGCGGGAAGACCACGCGCGCGTAGAAAAGGTGTTAACGCAGCTCCACCACGCAATCTTTGGCTTTATACGCGCACAGATCATCATCAGCACCATCGAATTCCTTTTCGTCTTCACCGGTTTTTTAATCCTTGGTATCAAGTACCCTTCCGCCTCGGCGCTTTTTGTAACGCTTGTCGACATCCTGCCTGTGCTGGGAACCGGCGCAGTCATGATCCCCATGGCCGTATACCAGTATGTTACGGGGAACGTCTTCCTGGGCGTGGGGTTATTGATACATTATTCTTTAATCGTCATCTTCCGCCGGATCATCGATCCCAAAATAATGGCCGATTCTATCGGCATCAGCGCCCTTGCCGCCTTGGTCAGCATGTACCTTGGGGTCAAAGTGGCCGGATTTGTCGGCCTTTTCCTGGGTCCGGCCGTAGTTATACTTTTCCAGGCCATGATGAGGGTGGGTCTTATCAAAATCAAGATCAAGTTTTAA
- a CDS encoding iron ABC transporter permease has product MKLLYNSYKTLLVVFFILLLVAAAFSLSLGTVRITAGDLIRLLAGYDDGTNRIILFSLRLPRVIQAAFVGAGLSVVGTFLQGLLRNPMADPYVLGVSSGAAFGATFAIISGLGTASVGLGSFLAALGTIYAVYMIAKSGSRVSMASMLLAGIAISAFMSSIISLMMLLHHDELSRIVFWTMGSFSLVTWRNVLFSAPLITAGCLVMFAYSRELNAIMTGEEIAEHLGVNTEAVKKVVLTAGALVTAAAVAVTGIIGFVGLIVPHICRLLVGPDNRILVPFAALAGAIFLILADTLARLILAPAEMPTGIITAAVGGPFFIYLLIRSKMKHEGS; this is encoded by the coding sequence GTGAAATTATTATATAACTCCTACAAAACCCTGCTGGTTGTTTTCTTCATCCTGCTGCTTGTGGCTGCAGCTTTTTCTCTATCCCTGGGCACGGTAAGGATAACTGCCGGCGACTTGATCCGCCTGCTGGCAGGATACGATGACGGGACGAACAGGATCATTCTTTTTTCCCTGCGGCTGCCCAGGGTGATCCAGGCCGCTTTTGTGGGCGCCGGGCTTTCGGTGGTGGGCACCTTTTTGCAGGGGCTGTTGCGCAATCCCATGGCCGACCCTTACGTGCTCGGCGTTTCCTCCGGCGCCGCCTTTGGCGCCACCTTTGCGATCATCAGCGGCCTGGGCACCGCGAGCGTGGGCCTGGGATCTTTCCTGGCAGCCCTGGGCACCATCTATGCCGTTTACATGATCGCCAAGAGCGGCAGCAGGGTCTCTATGGCTTCCATGCTCCTTGCGGGCATCGCCATCAGCGCTTTTATGTCCTCAATTATTTCCCTGATGATGCTGCTGCACCACGACGAACTCTCGCGCATCGTTTTCTGGACAATGGGGTCATTCAGCCTGGTCACCTGGAGGAATGTCCTTTTCTCCGCCCCGCTCATCACCGCCGGGTGCCTGGTCATGTTCGCGTATTCAAGGGAGTTGAACGCCATCATGACGGGAGAGGAGATAGCGGAACACCTGGGAGTAAATACTGAAGCGGTGAAAAAGGTCGTTCTTACCGCTGGCGCCCTGGTGACGGCGGCAGCCGTCGCCGTCACCGGCATAATTGGCTTTGTAGGACTGATCGTGCCTCACATCTGCCGGCTTCTGGTAGGACCGGACAATCGAATCCTGGTTCCCTTTGCCGCCCTGGCCGGGGCGATCTTCCTGATCTTGGCCGATACCCTGGCCCGTTTGATCTTAGCCCCCGCCGAAATGCCAACGGGCATAATCACGGCGGCAGTTGGCGGGCCATTTTTCATTTACCTGTTAATCAGGTCAAAAATGAAGCATGAAGGATCGTGA
- a CDS encoding UPF0280 family protein, with translation MVYEPRVYRSRHSEKDLCRFRVAVDETDLDIAVKKDRYTGQIRDMVEQLVQKERQVLQEYIKKDPVFLRSLEPHQPLTGAPFTVVEMCEKSRLAGVGPMAAVAGLFAELAGKLLARYSRDVIVENGGDIWLKTSRARNVAIYAGVSPFSYRVGLEIRPVQTPLGICTSSGTVGHSLSFGRADAVVVLAPSAVLADAVATAACNMVQEAVDLKRAVEFALAVPGVSGAVAIMGDRIAAVGRVKLVPLEFPQEC, from the coding sequence TTGGTGTACGAGCCGCGTGTCTACCGCAGCAGGCACAGTGAAAAAGACCTTTGTCGTTTCCGGGTGGCGGTGGATGAAACCGACCTGGATATTGCCGTAAAAAAAGACCGGTATACCGGGCAAATCCGTGATATGGTCGAACAATTAGTGCAAAAAGAGCGGCAGGTATTGCAAGAGTATATAAAAAAGGACCCCGTTTTTTTGAGGTCTTTGGAACCGCACCAGCCGCTTACCGGCGCTCCTTTTACGGTGGTGGAAATGTGTGAAAAAAGCAGGCTGGCCGGAGTTGGTCCCATGGCTGCCGTGGCCGGCCTTTTTGCCGAACTGGCCGGAAAACTGCTGGCCCGCTATTCGCGTGACGTAATCGTGGAAAACGGCGGCGACATCTGGCTGAAAACGAGCCGTGCCAGGAATGTTGCCATCTATGCCGGGGTCTCGCCTTTTTCCTACCGGGTCGGCCTGGAGATACGGCCCGTTCAGACTCCTCTGGGCATTTGCACTTCTTCCGGCACGGTGGGCCACAGCCTAAGTTTTGGCAGGGCGGATGCCGTTGTTGTTCTGGCGCCTTCGGCTGTGCTGGCCGATGCGGTGGCTACGGCCGCCTGCAACATGGTTCAGGAAGCCGTTGATCTTAAAAGAGCAGTCGAATTTGCCCTTGCAGTGCCCGGGGTGAGCGGAGCGGTGGCCATCATGGGTGATCGGATTGCTGCTGTGGGCCGGGTAAAACTGGTGCCGCTGGAATTTCCACAGGAATGTTAA